The nucleotide sequence AATAAGTCcataaaaagctaaaaaaacaaaaatgtttcatctCCAGCACAAATTTCCTGAAATAAACCATAAAAAGCTATGTATAAGCAAGTGTGTTTGCCCAGTGCTACGGCTGCAACAtggtaaaattgaataaatcaaggcATTTCTTTGACCTAACAATTACGTCTGTCAACTGTTGCAAATATTCTGGAGCAAAATCAGTGCCTTGCAATGCacacttgaaaaagaaattgaactaGACTGAGGACTATCAAATACATAACAACACATTGATGAACAAGTCAAATTGAAGGGTATGGCTTAAGATAGTTATATTGAAATCCttacaaaaagaacaaatttaaaagtaaatttatgaTAACATGTAACCTCAGGAACATGAGCTATCGATATACCTGGAATTTGTATCATTTCTACTCTCTATCAGTACATGATCACCTTTGTGGAACcttaaaaaagaatataaagATGAGATTATGATTATTAGAGCTTTTTCACAATTATATTCACAAATACCATTCTAGGTATGTGATTTAGTCTTAATAGTCATTGTCATGTGTACACATCTGtcacaaattaacaaatatatgTCAGTCACAGAACCACATACCATTCTCCTTCATAGTAAAGCTGTCCATCTCCATATCTTACAATTAATGGACTTTTCTCTGATTGACAACCACCTACAcatgaaataaaagagtttgATGAttccaatttccaaaatggTAATATTCATTATTAACATATTTGGTTGAATGTGAATCAAAATATTCAGTTGtgattcatgtcaaaaaaaaaaaactttcaaaacaaaacaaacttctgtaaactttaattttttgctaAAATTGTAAGTACATTGCACTAGCAGTAGAGTTGAAGCTCTCCAAAATGCTCACAGGAAAGTGACTACTTCAAATGATCAACTATAACTTGAGAAAGCAATGACAAG is from Pocillopora verrucosa isolate sample1 chromosome 7, ASM3666991v2, whole genome shotgun sequence and encodes:
- the LOC136282149 gene encoding breast cancer metastasis-suppressor 1-like protein, coding for MMLFLKDARGLWKSTNVLYGGCQSEKSPLIVRYGDGQLYYEGEWFHKGDHVLIESRNDTNSRKFVLEMKHFCFFSFLWTYFSKFVRVWVRKEDGSKTKLFI